In Remersonia thermophila strain ATCC 22073 chromosome 3, whole genome shotgun sequence, the following proteins share a genomic window:
- a CDS encoding calmodulin: MADSLTEEQVSEFKEAFSLFDKDGDGQITTKELGTVMRSLGQNPSESELQDMINEVDADNNGTIDFPEFLTMMARKMKDTDSEEEIREAFKVFDRDNNGFISAAELRHVMTSIGEKLTDDEVDEMIREADQDGDGRIDYNEFVQLMMQK; this comes from the exons ATG GCCGACTCCCTTACCGAAGAGCAAGTCTCTGAGTTCAAGGAGGCCTTCTCCCTCTTT GACAAGGACGGTGATG GACAAATCACGACCAAGGAGCTGGGCACTGTGATGCGCTCGCTCGGCCAGAAcccgtccgagtcggagctTCAGGACATGATCAACGAGGTGGATGCCGACAACAATGGCACGATCGACTTCCCTG AGTTCCTCACGATGATGGCGCGCAAGATGAAGGACACCGactcggaggaggagatccgCGAGGCGTTCAAG GTCTTCGACCGCGACAACAACGGcttcatctcggcggccgagctgcgtcACGTCATGACGTCGATCGGCGAGAAGctgaccgacgacgaggttgACGAGATgatccgcgaggccgaccagGACGGCGATGGGCGCATCGACT ACAACGAGTTCGTCCAGCTCATGATGCAGAAGTAA